A window from Gallus gallus isolate bGalGal1 chromosome 7, bGalGal1.mat.broiler.GRCg7b, whole genome shotgun sequence encodes these proteins:
- the LOC124418117 gene encoding nascent polypeptide-associated complex subunit alpha, muscle-specific form-like isoform X1 — protein sequence MILYAVGNQAPCGLPRCCSCSAPASVADSWQSRGSQGCCHSTKTEGHILGCATEPASFHRSPQGFPKNKSAPRATAAPRAAAVQEDRIQAAQCRNTAGVLPERTCGKWKGRGARTQTCLLQGLRKSAGRALPPPRSSPVPGRVEPGDAPGVVQAEPALSSPNAAAAPPDHKPSAGCHGPRPRALPLRRSGGQRCRAAEPRLPERGGNESGHARGLRGRSCRRAATPSKWLRHRRGPSPAGPPVPPPTRRARRTAPVAPRSTARSLSFC from the exons ATGATACTTTATGCAGTGGGAAATCAAG CTCCCTGCGGGCTGCCTCGCTGCTGCTCGTGCAGTGCTCCAGCCTCCGTGGCAgacagctggcagagcagaggcagccagGGCTGTTGTCACAGTACCAAGACAGAAGGCCACATTCTTGGTTGTGCTACAGAACCAGCAAGTTTTCATCGATCACCGCAAGGATTTCCTAAGAATAAAAGCGCCCCAAGAGCCACTGCAGCACCCCGTGCCGCGGCGGTGCAAGAGGATCGCATTCAGGCGGCGCAGTGCAGGAACACCGCCGGGGTTCTGCCTGAAAGAACCTGCGGGAAATGGAAGGGGCGAGGCGCCCGCACGCAGACGTGTCTGCTCCAAGGGCTGAGGAAAAGCGCCGGCCGGGCGCTCCCGCCTCCACGGAGCAGCCCGGTTCCCGGCCGCGTAGAGCCCGGGGATGCGCCCGGCGTCGTGCAGGCTGAGCCGGCTCTCAGCTCTCCGAACGCCGCAGCTGCCCCTCCGGACCACAAGCCTAGCGCCGGCTGCCACGGGCCCCGACCTCGGGCTCTGCCACTTCGAAGGAGCGGCGGACAGCGATGCCGGGCGGCTGAGCCCCGGTTGCCTGAGAGAGGGGGCAACGAGTCCGGCCACGCTAGGGGGCTCCGGGGCCGGAGCTGCCGCCGCGCCGCCACCCCTTCAAAATGGCTTCGCCACCGCCGCGGCCCCTCGCCGGCAGGGCCGCCCGTACCCCCCCCCACACGCCGGGCACGCCGCACTGCACCCGTCGCGCCGCGCTCCACAG caaggtcactttctttttgttga